One Natrinema halophilum genomic window carries:
- a CDS encoding pyridoxamine 5'-phosphate oxidase family protein, with amino-acid sequence MEHADYVYTKGMKESDLTERLRTGDHGVLALADGDDAYAVPLSYRYDGERILLRVSYHDNDAEKRRYLETTDTATFVRYGGSTDESWSVHIRGPVTRSNRDVDEETLNEWFPPFRLFDEAIEDVEFELYELEPVAVAGRETMD; translated from the coding sequence ATGGAACACGCCGACTACGTTTACACGAAGGGGATGAAAGAATCAGACCTCACGGAGCGCTTGCGAACCGGCGATCACGGCGTCCTCGCCCTTGCGGACGGCGACGACGCGTACGCGGTCCCGTTGAGCTATCGATACGACGGGGAGCGCATCCTGCTTCGCGTGAGCTACCACGACAACGACGCGGAGAAGCGTCGCTACCTGGAGACCACCGATACCGCCACGTTCGTCCGCTACGGGGGATCGACAGACGAATCGTGGAGCGTTCACATCCGCGGCCCCGTTACCCGGTCGAACCGCGACGTCGACGAGGAGACGCTCAACGAGTGGTTCCCGCCGTTTCGCCTGTTCGACGAAGCGATCGAAGACGTCGAATTCGAACTCTACGAACTCGAGCCGGTGGCTGTCGCAGGTCGAGAGACGATGGACTAA
- a CDS encoding metal-dependent hydrolase, with amino-acid sequence MMLPTHAFTGLLLALPYALAIPEFGSAALVAGFLGGVFPDLDMYVGHRKTLHYPVYFSVLGVAVAPIALLTPSLLTVAAAFFLLGAAVHSVTDIFGGGLELRPWEATSDRAVYDHYRGRWIAPYRWVRYDGAPEDLMLSVTLAAPLLITLEGTLRWIVVASLGVAIVYTAVRRILPAIAEVLFGRGLISSLPSPVLAYVPARYLDE; translated from the coding sequence ATGATGCTTCCGACTCACGCGTTTACCGGGTTGCTGCTCGCGCTTCCGTACGCACTTGCGATACCGGAGTTCGGCAGCGCTGCACTCGTTGCCGGCTTTCTTGGTGGCGTATTCCCCGACCTGGATATGTACGTCGGCCATCGAAAGACGCTTCACTACCCGGTTTACTTCTCGGTTCTCGGAGTCGCAGTCGCGCCGATTGCGCTGCTCACCCCGTCGCTACTGACGGTTGCGGCGGCGTTTTTCCTGCTCGGTGCGGCCGTTCACAGCGTCACCGACATCTTCGGGGGCGGTCTCGAGTTACGCCCGTGGGAAGCGACCTCGGACCGCGCCGTCTACGACCATTACCGCGGTCGCTGGATCGCACCCTACCGGTGGGTTCGATACGACGGAGCGCCCGAGGATCTCATGCTCTCGGTAACGCTTGCCGCCCCGCTTTTGATCACCCTTGAAGGCACCCTCCGATGGATCGTCGTCGCGTCGTTGGGCGTTGCCATCGTGTATACCGCCGTCCGACGTATCCTCCCCGCAATCGCCGAAGTTCTCTTCGGCAGGGGACTCATCTCGAGCCTGCCGTCCCCCGTTCTCGCGTACGTCCCAGCGCGGTATCTGGACGAGTAA
- a CDS encoding TIGR00341 family protein translates to MRYLEITVPNGRRRAVIDILEAEGIDYVVSDETSDRGYTAVIRFPLPTRAVEPVLDRLAEAGIDEARVVVIDAEAVISRDFDDLLDRYSHGGTGERTSRQVLRTKADELTPAFSTYVAMLIISAIVATAGLLSNSPAVVVGSMVIAPLVGPALAANVGIVTADDDLRTTGFRYQLVGIVIVIGASTVLALLARLAGLEPAGIDIVVVTELEERVSPNLLSLAVALGAGVAGIISLTRGFSEAIVGVMIAAALIPPAAATGITAAWGMNGAAIGAFVLVVVNVLSINAAALVTLWVAGYRPQGLFEVSPSRKPTVAYAAVFGIALLVLTAPLAAITLMEIQTTQLKSTAEEEVAEVVDGSQYTAEEDSVEVILNDDYPIQSIDRVVVTVSGREPGPAPPLGDRIYENISAHVSGQLVVEVQYVVSERYENGSGERMVVNSTGDRSHRSLSGRQAAAVGGLFVDERVRFARQTSPRIHRPISGG, encoded by the coding sequence GTGCGCTATCTCGAGATCACGGTTCCGAACGGGCGGCGACGGGCCGTCATCGATATCCTCGAAGCGGAAGGTATCGATTACGTCGTCAGCGACGAGACGAGCGACAGGGGGTATACAGCTGTCATTCGCTTCCCGCTTCCGACGCGAGCCGTCGAACCGGTACTCGATCGGCTCGCGGAGGCCGGGATCGACGAGGCTCGTGTCGTCGTCATCGACGCAGAAGCCGTCATCTCTCGCGATTTCGACGATCTGCTGGATCGCTACAGCCACGGTGGGACGGGTGAACGAACCTCCAGACAGGTCCTACGGACGAAGGCCGATGAGCTCACACCCGCGTTTTCTACGTACGTCGCGATGTTAATTATCAGCGCGATCGTCGCCACGGCGGGCTTGCTATCGAACTCGCCCGCGGTCGTCGTCGGTTCGATGGTCATCGCACCGCTGGTCGGTCCCGCGCTGGCTGCCAACGTCGGTATCGTCACCGCCGACGACGACCTTCGGACGACGGGGTTTCGCTATCAACTCGTCGGCATCGTCATCGTCATCGGGGCCTCGACCGTCCTCGCGCTTCTCGCTCGACTCGCCGGCCTCGAGCCAGCGGGAATCGACATCGTGGTCGTCACCGAACTGGAAGAACGAGTTTCGCCAAACCTCCTCTCGCTTGCCGTCGCGCTGGGTGCCGGCGTCGCCGGTATCATCAGCCTCACGAGGGGGTTCTCGGAGGCGATCGTGGGGGTGATGATCGCTGCTGCACTCATTCCGCCGGCGGCCGCCACCGGCATCACCGCCGCCTGGGGAATGAACGGCGCGGCGATCGGCGCGTTCGTCCTCGTCGTCGTCAACGTCCTGTCGATCAACGCCGCTGCACTGGTCACGCTCTGGGTCGCCGGATATCGGCCGCAGGGATTGTTCGAGGTGTCGCCCTCGCGCAAGCCAACAGTCGCGTACGCGGCGGTTTTCGGAATCGCACTGCTGGTGCTGACCGCACCCCTCGCAGCCATCACGCTGATGGAAATACAGACGACACAACTGAAATCGACCGCCGAGGAAGAGGTTGCGGAAGTCGTCGATGGTTCACAGTACACTGCCGAGGAGGATTCGGTCGAGGTAATCCTGAACGACGACTACCCGATCCAGTCGATCGACCGCGTCGTCGTCACGGTCTCCGGGCGCGAACCCGGACCGGCTCCGCCGCTTGGCGACCGGATTTACGAGAATATTTCGGCCCACGTCTCGGGCCAGCTCGTCGTCGAGGTGCAGTACGTCGTCTCCGAACGGTACGAGAACGGTTCCGGGGAGCGAATGGTCGTCAACAGCACCGGCGACAGGTCGCACCGATCGCTCTCGGGTCGCCAAGCGGCGGCCGTCGGCGGGCTGTTCGTCGACGAAAGGGTCCGTTTCGCCCGGCAAACCTCCCCGCGCATCCACAGACCGATATCGGGGGGTTAG